In Anas acuta unplaced genomic scaffold, bAnaAcu1.1 SCAFFOLD_204, whole genome shotgun sequence, a genomic segment contains:
- the LOC137849197 gene encoding cysteine protease ATG4A-like, giving the protein MLRCGQMMLAQALICRHLGRDWQWEKHKKQPEEYHRILRCFLNRKACCYSIHQMAQVGVGEGKSIGEWFGPNTVAQVLKKLALFDEWNSLAVYVSMGNTVVIEDIKKMCRSPPQSSSASHSSAHLHRSALGRSKNAGGLCTGWKPLLLIIPLRLGINHINPVYIDAFKECFKMPQSLGALGGKPNNAYYFIGFLGNELIYLDPHTTQSFVDSEENGTVDDESFHCQEAPHRMKIMNLDPSVALGFFCKEECDFDNWCSLVQKEILKQQSLRMLELVQKHPPHWPPFIPPTKPEVTTTRAGKAPIKSLIVQCYVPR; this is encoded by the exons ATGCTGCGATGCGGGCAGATGATGCTGGCCCAAGCACTGATCTGCAGACACTTAGGGAGAG attggcaatgggaaaaacacaaaaaacaaccagaagaatatcacagaatcctACGATGCTTTCTCAACAGGAAGGCTTGCTGTTATTCAATCCACCAGATGG CACAGGTGGGTGTTGGAGAGGGGAAGTCAATTGGAGAATGGTTTGGACCAAATACAGTTGCTCAAGTACTAAA GAAGCTTGCTTTATTTGATGAATGGAATTCATTAGCAGTTTATGTATCTATGGGCAATACGGTGGTCATTGAAGACATCA AAAAAATGTGCCGGTCCcctcctcagagcagcagcgcGTCCCACAGCAGTGCACATTTGCACAGAAGTGCTCTTGGCCGAAGCAAGAACGCAGGAGGACTCTGCACAGGCTGGAAACCCCTCTTGCTTATTATACCTCTACGACTAGGGATAAATCACATAAATCCCGTATATATTGATGCATTTAAA GAATGCTTTAAGATGCCACAGTCTTTGGGAGCATTAGGAGGGAAACCAAATAATGCCTATTATTTCATAGGATTTTtag GCAATGAGCTGATCTATCTGGACCCTCACACCACTCAAAGCTTTGtagattcagaagaaaatggcacGGTTGACGATGAGAGTTTCCACTGCCAGGAAGCCCCACATAGAATGAAGATCATGAATTTGGACCCTTCAGTAGCTTTA ggCTTCTTTTGCAAAGAAGAATGTGATTTTGATAACTGGTGTAGTCTTGTACAAAAG GAGATTCTAAAGCAGCAGAGTCTACGGATGTTGGAGCTGGTCCAGAAGCACCCGCCACACTGGCCTCCTTTCATACCtccaacaaaaccagaagtgacAACCACACGAGCAGGTAAGGCACCgattaaaagcctaattgtgCAATGTTATGTTCCTCGTtag